GGAGGTACAGGAACCAGCAATACCAGGTCGATGCACTGGGTCGATCATACATTGCAACCATTTTGCAATGTAATGGTTGACACATTGTCCTTTGGTCTGCTGTCCATATAAAGAGCTTTAAGTAAAATAGCTCAAACAGTGACGACAAGGAATTCTTCTTTTCACAGAGGATTGTTATCACTGGTCTAGAGATGGCTGCTGTTTAGTGGTGTACTCGACAGATTGGCTGAATAATATTATGTTTACCTGCTGTGTGAATCAGCAGCCCACAtagatacaataaaaaaatagtcTGAAGTCTATAtggttttactttttctctgtttcagggCTGTGTCATGTTCTTCTGACTGATTCCCCTTTGTTGTCATGGACTCATTGAACCTTGTTGCACCTTAAAACCACTCATTTGCAAACCTGACATTTCCACCAGACTGTCCCTGCatccacctctccctctgtatccatctgtttctctgtctgtctgtctatcatCCAGAATGCAGAGGGAGAAGACAGTCGTGGAGGCCTTCAAAGAGATTTGAGTAATCTCGCCTCCAGAAAACCTGCCAAAGTGTTTTTTGTCTCCCTCCCATCTCCATGTTGTTATAACTACCTGTagtgcttctctctctctctctctttctcactgtctgtctcttcatcACCTCAgcctttgtgtttctgctgtctttcatggtctctctctctacatttctctctcgctccctttACTCCCTTTCCTTGcttgccctctctcctctgtacCTCAGGTACACCTGGCTGGCTGCTGAGGGCTGACACTTTAAAGACATTGGCTTCAGCTTCTGCCGCCAGTGGAATATCAATCtgactgtacacacacacacacacacacacacacacacacacacacacacacacacacacacacacacacacacacaaacacacacacatacacatacgcacacactcacacacatactcatccctccctcccacacatGTGGCAACATATAGCACATGAGACGGCACACACATGTCCACAATCACCTCCTTGCTTGCACACACCACCCACTAAcgcacacagagcagctgagtCTATAAGGGCAGACATAAAGGCGGGCTGAACTCTCCAGGTTGCACAGTGGCGATGACTGAACGACCACCGCACTAACCAAGAGGAACCTTGGGAGAGCTACGGCCGAGGGCACAATGAGTAAACACAAAGCATTTCCCACTCCACCTCAGCATTTCTGTTGCTACAAAGCGCCATTATTCTTCCCATATAACATGTCTTGCATGTGTTGGTTACATCAGAAGAATTTTAAGCAGCTAACCGTAAGCCCTTTAAGACCTCATCCCTgcttgtacatgtgtgtatgtacagaaacgcacattcacacacctaCCTTCCCACCACAAACCGCCCtaccccaccctctctctctgtctctgtaggCTGCTCCTCAAACCACCCTCCCTACCCTGTGCTCTTTGTTGATTCACGAATGCTTGTCTCTCCATCAAAGCTAGATTACCGCTCTCAGCGTTGCCTATCATGGATCTCTCTTCGCCTGGGAGTAATGCCTCATGGCAGATTCACTTGAGAGATTTTCACATGATTTGCACTGTCAGATTCAATTGTTTGGGCTATCTGTGTCTAAGTAAATGGCCATTTTAAACTTCACACCATAAGTGCATGTTTGGAGCAGTGGAAAGCCGTTTGCAGATATCTGGGGGGGATTAATAGCttcattctttctttgtgtCGAGCCGGCCTAAAAATAGCTAAAAAATAGGAGGACAAATCCCATCCCAGCAGTTTATGCTCTTCTTATGTTTACTCACTGACTGTGAGTTTAGTCCTGATAGCCTCTTGGAAGTCACAAGGGACGGAGACGGTGTTCTTCCATTCTGAAATGTGCATAACGTTGGCCTGACCCCTAGTGGATACAAAAAGTTTagtctaaaataaaaaaggattcATTTCGCTTCTCCCCTTATTCTGATTCAGCTGAATAATGTCATCAGAGCTGAGAGTTCTCTTGTTTGCAATACAAGCCTTTGTTTAAATTGCAAAAGGGATGCAGATCTTTAGTTAAATTGATCCCAATCAGACAGGTCATTTATCACTTTTAGATAGCATTCAATGATCCTCAGTCATCACGATAGGCTGTGGCTCAAATGGGAGAGCGGTGGTGTCGTgtcggtggttcaatcccagtctcctCCATTCCCCATGCTGATAGACTACACTTCTGAACCTCAAATTGTGATGTCTAATAGATAAAGAGCTGCACATAGattcactgtatgaatgtgtatgtgaatgagtgaatggcaaaactgcactttaaagcactttgaaagATCATAAACACTAGAAAAcctcaatataaaaaacaaacaagtctcTCAATAGCCTTGTTTCACTCTTCAGAGTCAAATCATGTATGTGTGACTCATTCAACTGCAGAATGAGCCTCAACAATGACAAACCCTTCATACCAAGTCTGAGATTTCTCACAGAACACCAAGAAAGAGATTTTGGGAAGAAACTTACAATTGAGGTAGAGAAACAAGTGCCATACTCAAACATTAAGCCAGTTGGTTTTCATGTGGTTGTAGAACATGGTGAAGTGCTGGTCAGGGCCTACATTTTAAAAGACATAATTAGAATCCAGGAAACCTTGTTAGCGGTGGAAGAGGACAGACCAGATTTGATACAAACCGTCTTATTCATTTAATGCAAAAATGAAAGCAAGGTTGAAAATTTAGCTTACAATCAATATAAATTAGTTTTCCCCTTTCCCTTGTTTTTACCCAATGGtctctattttaaaatgtatgcaGAATCATCGATgcgaaaagaagaaaatatgtgtgtgtgtgtgtgtgtgagagtgtgagtgtgtaaggTTGATGAGATTAAAGTCAGTAAAGTCCATGAAGTCAtgtacaaaacagaaaatacacaatttaaaCTGACTGCACATGTTGGTGTTTTATTTGACCAAGGAGAGTTGTTCGCCCtccaaacacacgcacgcacacatgcacacacgcacacacacactcctaatCAGTAAGATCTAAATCCCCTGGGTATGGGCTCTATTAGACTGTGTGCTGGTGAGGAAGATAATCATTTAGAGATATGGAGACACAACTCTGGGTGGTGGATGACAACAGTTATGCTGCTGCATGAAAATGCTCTGTTGCAAACAGCATGTCGAAGCCTTAACTTTTAATACGTGTGAGCCCCAGGGCTGACATTAATGAGTCGTTTTTGTCAAGGTTAAGTAGTGCAGATAACACACAATGTGCTTAACTTTAAATGATGCAATCACAGCTTTAAATATGATATTCATATCGACATTTTTTTGTATCAGTATTCTTCTGCAAGTATAGATAACAACTTGTTATACTTTAGCTGCCCtgtttaatgtgtattttactttgacagcgcaataaaatatatattttggcatagaaacttttactttttataatTCCCAAAGTGAGTTTGCACAGATGCAACCACTAGATGGTGCTGTTTAGTTACACGCTGCTTATTATTTGAACATGTGGTGTCACACATGTGAATGTTACCCTCAGTTTATAATGTCGCACTTACATTCCTGGCTTGATGTAGAGAAGCGTATTGCATGTCTTTTAGCAATTTCAGCCACTTCCACGCTCACGTCTTCTTCAGTGTAGCCCACATCAACGGTATAAGAGACTGTCCACAAAGATGGTCGGTAAACATGTGTAGTTTATGGTCTAATCTGCTGATTTTGTTGTGCAATACCCATTGAACTGCACTCTAGTGGTCACGGTAGCTCAAGGAGCTATTTGAGTCTGATTTACAGAGCCTGGTAAACAAGCCTGAGTACAAGAAAAACATGTCATATCCCTTTTTGTGACGACTGCGAATGCAttcaagtttttttgttttttacgtACCCACATTTAAGAAAAAGCCTCACAAGCTTTGATGCTGCTCCAGCTTTAAGGAAACAAATATATTGCCTCTTTGTGGGATGTGCTCAGTGAAAGCTGGTGCTACATAAGCTTTATCTGTCTCACAAAACAAAGATTGGTAATGCCAGCATCTGTTGCGGATGTACACTAAACTGAGATATTACTTTATGCTTAAAGGATGAATACCATCTGTacaaaagaaaccaaacaatGTAGAGGATAAAAGGCTTCTTATTTTTCCTCTTATAGCCTGAGCTTCTTGGTAAATTATAAACCAGCTCAGTGAACTTGTGCCTTGTTTGCAATATTAATAGTTGTggtcagtgtgttttaaatgtggtttctctTTATCCTTGTACGTGGACCTCTTCATATCCgtgtttgttttgcttccaCAGTAACCTGATCCTGTTTTTGTATTCCTGTGTCCCAGCCAGCCCAGAGACTGAATAGCCAACCAATTGAGTGTTATCAAGTAACAGAACTCTTTTCACTGCAACAATCATATGCCAGACACGCATAGAGATGATGGAGTGAGCAGGAATGCAAGCTatgaagaaaaaaggagaggtCTTGCATACggaaaaagaaacagtttgatAATGGAGGAAGCATGGGAAAAAAGATGGAAGTTGAGTGATGAAGCCAGACATATGCTGAGAAAGCCCTACGACATGTCACATGCGAGTGCAGTGGTGTTGCCAAAGGGAGGCTCTATTTTTAGGGGGAGGAATGTACACAGAGGCCTCGTGGAAAGAGGACATAACAACAAACAGTACGCAACACGCTCCTACAAAGAGACGTCCCCCTTAGGAACATACAGCCACACAGCAACAGCacgagagaaaagaggaagaaattacAGGAAAATGCAGACGCGTATCTTCTGCTGAGATCTTGCTTTGAATACAGAGTGAGGCCCCAGAACActtagaaagaaaagagaggcgGAACAGGTAAGACATTTATTCTGGTGAGGTTTCTAAAGAGAACTCTGTTGTATTCTGATGTCGGCAtgactttgaaaacaaaatgtgttaccTTTTTTTATACTTATTTTACATGCTTAGGTCAGCTGAAGTCGATATTTGATATTgatgatatctagtgttgataTTTAACGTCATCaataaaatgtacatatttttCTCTCACATCTACTGCTGCAGTTCATCGAGTTTGGATTcaaaattaaaatctaaataaccTTTTTGAGGCTCCACATAAAACATTGCCGAACCACAGAAGTACCACTTGTCCCATGGCAATGGCACTTGTGTGTCAGTAGTAGTTGTGGAGGTGTTGGTGCAGTAATCTGCTGAGACACAGTCTCAAATAATTTGGCAGGTTTATTGTCGGCCTTGTTCATGACATATCTGAGTGCTGCACTGCTGAACTGGGCTTGTGTGCCAAAAAGTAATGATACAGTTAGTGTTGCAGTTATGAGATGAGGGTTGAAAATTACTTGCACATATGCTAACCTAGATATTTTGACTATGATTTTATTGAAAGTTTACTGTAAATATTTCCAGGCTAAATCTGTAATTTCAGACACAAGGCCTACTGAAGTTAATATCGCTTGACTTGTCTAAATACACCAGATAATGACCCTCTAATCCACGTGAATGAttcacaaaacaacaaagactgaATAGCAGCTGGTTTGACAATAACACCATGGCCTCTCTCCTCAGCATGGACGGACCGGCAGTGGAAGTCTTCCACTACGAAGACAAAGAGCAGTCCTCCAACCTGCTCCTGCAGCTCAACAGACTGAGGCAGGAGAGAATCCTGACCGATGTGTTACTGTGCTCAGAAAACACGGAGATCCCGTGCCACCGTAACGTCCTGGTCTCCAGCAGCCCTTACTTCAGAGCCATGTTCTGTCACAACTTCATAGAAAGGCAGCAGACCAAGATCAACTTAAAGGGGATCCCCTCAACCATCCTCAGTAGTGTCATTGACTATGTTTACACCGGACTCATTAGCATCAGCATGGATACTGTGCTGCCTCTAATGCAGGCAGCATCCATGCTGCAATACGGCCGCCTCTTTGAGGCCTGTTCTAGATTCCTTCAGGAGCAGCTGAGCCCAGATAACTGTTTGGGCATGATAAGACTCTCTGAGATCATGAATTGCAACAGTTTAAAAGCGAAGGCAAAGGACATAGCGATGAAGTACTTCTCCGATGTGTCAGTGTCTGAGGATCTGTGTGAGCTCTCCTTACCAGAGCTCATGGGTTACCTGGAGGATGATGGTCTTTGtgcagaggaagagcaggtCTTTGAAACACTTGTTGCTTGGATCCACCATGATCCTTATTCTAGAAGAGGTGCCATTAGCGACCTTTTCAAGAAAGTTCGCCTTCGACACATCCACCCCACATACCTCTTCCAGTTCATTGCCAATGACCCTCTGATCCAGTCCTCCACCCTCTGCACGGAGCTCATCGAATCTGTCCGACGGCTAATGTTTGCTGTCAACACAAAATGCATCGGAGACACAGTGGTGGACTTTAAACCTCTTTGGGTCGCACCAAGGCGCTACACCTCCAATGATATGCTGGTGGTTGtaggagggagaaaaaacaacGAGCAGACGTCAAGGGAGGCCATCGTCTTTGATGAAGAGAGCCAGAAGTGGCAGTGCCTTACCAAGCTGCCCATTCGCCTGTATAAGGCCTCATATGTTGCCCTCCACAGCGTCCTGTACGTTATCGGAGGCCtgaccacaaacacaaagcacagcCAGGTCAGCACAACTGTCTACACACTCTCCCTCAAGACCAACCAGTGGCGAACCGCAGAGCCCATGCTGGAGCCACGCTTTGCCCACCAGAGTGTCTCTTATCTGCACTTCATCTTCGTCCTGGGTGGCCTTGGGCCTGACAGGCGGGTGACGGATAGCGTGGAGAGGTGAGATGGAtcataattattaataaaaatcTGTCGATCGTAATCTTGACTGTGTAACAACATATGCTGTATAATGTGGTTATACAATTAGATTATAACACATCTCAAATATACCATCAGGTACAACAGCATGTTCAACAATTGGGAGAATGTGGCACCCATGCCTGAGGCTGTGCTGCACCCAGCAGTGGCTGCTACCAACCAAAGGATCTATATGTTTGGAGGAGAGGACGCCATGCAGAACCCTGTCAGAATAATACAAGTAAGACATTAGGATCTCCACTAAATGCTTCTCagattcatccatctatccagaCTCATTCATGCATTGCCTCAATttccctcctgctccccctcccctcctgaAGGTGTATCACATTGCCAGGAACATGTGGTCCAAGATGGAGAACAGGACAGTGAAGAACGTGTCTGCTCCAGCTGTCATTATGGACGATAAGATCTACATCATTGGAGGTAGTTACACTATTGAGACATAAAACCTTTATGCACAACATGGAGTCAATTCAGcaataaatacagaaacaaatgtCGGAAAAGAATCATGTTGTGTTTGCTTCAGCTCAGCAGTATCGATTTTTTCACCCTAGTATCAGATTGTAGAAGAGCCACACGTGTTGCCTCTCTCATGTCAATATCCCCCCCGTCATAGGATACACCAGGAGAATGATTGCATACGACACCAAGGCCAACCGGTTCATCAAGTGTGCCAGcctgaaggagaggaggatgcaCCACTCTGCAACCATGCTCAATAACAGACTCTACATCACGGGCGGACGCTACATCAATGGACAAGACATCATAGAGGACTCTGACAACTTTGAGTGCTACGACCCGAAGACAGACACTTGGACATCTAAGGGGACTCTGCCATATAAAGTGTTTGACCACGGCTCCCTGACTCTGACATGTGTCTCACAGACATGGGCCAAATCCTAgctaatgtttgattttttagtttgagagataattgtaatttcaattaaaaaaatcacctaaaaataagaagaaataatCAATTCATAGAAATGTGAtatgttttaaacataaaatatgtttacttcaatttttttaaacattcatgcatataacatattgtttttataaacaCTCATTTTTATAGCTGAGCAAATTGTTTTCTCTAGGTTTCTATTGAACACTCTATTCTGCTGCACAGCCTCTTGTTAACGTGTCTGACTTCATAAAGAGGGAACATGCTATTTTCAGTCTGCTCTGAATCTAAATCCTGAGCATTCACATGTCATTATTAAATCAGTGTGGACAGTTTGGTGTGAGTCAAAGCTCTGCTCAGCTGTTAGGTTTGAACCTGCTGACTTTGGATCACTGTCTGTTTATtctgtgtaaaataataatgaaaaacattttttattgcaATAACAACCAAATACTTAATGAACTGGTGAAATGAACAAAAGGTCAATGGATTTGTTAAAAATTAGGTTTTCGGTATTGAGACAACTATTTGTGATGCTTTTAGTTTGTGCAGATTTTCCACAGATTTGGACCAATAGAGGTCATATGAATCATATTCTGTATGTTTACTATGTGTTGAAATAATAGCTAACTTTGTTGGTGAACCTGTGGCTGGACGAATAGCCTCAAATTCAGTATTTGATAAGtgagtttttacatttttttcttatattttctattgttttgtaCTGATTTTTTCTGACAATAAAATATCGCTCTTTACATGAGGCCTCTCTCTCTGGACTGTAAGTCTTAACAGATCATCTGACTGTGAATGCCATCTGAGCAACACGTGTCCCGCACGTCTCATCATGTCTGTTTGACCCCACTCACACTCGTGCCCTTCACATGCCTAGACAGGTTCCtggcaacaacacacacacaagactaTAGAAGATAATATAGAAAAGATACAAAGCCTTAAATTTTATCCTGAaggaacattttgaaatgattttgGTCTGCCTGCAGGTAAAATTAAAGCCAGGGCTGAGCCGAGAGCTCTCCATGTGTTGACCTGAGTTTTAATGGTTCTGCTCTTACAGAGAGAACGTGGAGATACAAAGGAGAATGGTGGACAGGATATCACTGGTGATTTATTATCGCTgccaaagtgtttgtgtttgtttgtctatctgttagcaggattatgcgaAAACTACCGGATAGATTACAATGAAACTTTGTGTAAGGATGCGGTGTGGGTCAGAAAAGAGAccattcaatttaaatgtggatcagtatcaaggggcagatccaggatttttttcccactttattcaacatgttaagattttctgacattttcttgat
This region of Paralichthys olivaceus isolate ysfri-2021 chromosome 13, ASM2471397v2, whole genome shotgun sequence genomic DNA includes:
- the LOC109632103 gene encoding kelch-like protein 38, producing the protein MDGPAVEVFHYEDKEQSSNLLLQLNRLRQERILTDVLLCSENTEIPCHRNVLVSSSPYFRAMFCHNFIERQQTKINLKGIPSTILSSVIDYVYTGLISISMDTVLPLMQAASMLQYGRLFEACSRFLQEQLSPDNCLGMIRLSEIMNCNSLKAKAKDIAMKYFSDVSVSEDLCELSLPELMGYLEDDGLCAEEEQVFETLVAWIHHDPYSRRGAISDLFKKVRLRHIHPTYLFQFIANDPLIQSSTLCTELIESVRRLMFAVNTKCIGDTVVDFKPLWVAPRRYTSNDMLVVVGGRKNNEQTSREAIVFDEESQKWQCLTKLPIRLYKASYVALHSVLYVIGGLTTNTKHSQVSTTVYTLSLKTNQWRTAEPMLEPRFAHQSVSYLHFIFVLGGLGPDRRVTDSVERYNSMFNNWENVAPMPEAVLHPAVAATNQRIYMFGGEDAMQNPVRIIQVYHIARNMWSKMENRTVKNVSAPAVIMDDKIYIIGGYTRRMIAYDTKANRFIKCASLKERRMHHSATMLNNRLYITGGRYINGQDIIEDSDNFECYDPKTDTWTSKGTLPYKVFDHGSLTLTCVSQTWAKS